The Columba livia isolate bColLiv1 breed racing homer chromosome 21, bColLiv1.pat.W.v2, whole genome shotgun sequence genome has a segment encoding these proteins:
- the PLEKHN1 gene encoding pleckstrin homology domain-containing family N member 1 isoform X1 translates to MGNITCVPQAPGGFRGSFRRKPSLKKEQNGKKKLPSFFGIEGGQERDTTTDKILQYIPGKNIQNQENQKENLDQRFPSLFKKGRRKTVVRNLGKIIYYSKVKFKFQHCQEVNDCFLELFQSYLYFQSVGSNGLTYQGLLPLKELNVCEIEHGKSAGQEDHAFRIAGPLLNPLIVFCPTESELKQWLYHLEKQIQLNGGSLGLPFLAQNDWSQSSVGKEELRWSVQNMPVQEWRGTQRESLGDVLCVSKVKLQHLPFQEQHDRLLVLYPSTLVIVSEERNSLCFKGELPLNAIQVLFEENEKTSFLIEGRLINSIRVICRSYDDYQEWLYCLKTAQFRNADSSLSGSESFSGSKLPHPAQFGGSGRGSLTSDGRTNSWASGGRVATLTHLSQHSGSLPDGQSFVLMPDSRVLEEPLYSQPLHCLAHTNCPSTGLPGQDLRRGGSSRKSKGKCGPCGQQLPSQDTERTVCSLIPENPNGELLSAVYNEPYSPHGSQHHPAAPPAPLDLSNFLQCHGQMGPAQVNGANPVLPHLSLQQWNCQPLPGGHCREVTAAPSYGIPGTTCRLPMWPPADAYLEEVSSLREERLGPSLQPPDGNVSNYDLPEGGCLHRDSAAYHDYAELQSFQSDFSYDNLWEAEEKEPGTLHPSPAPSQQFYEV, encoded by the exons AATATTCAGAACCAGGAAAACCAGAAGGAAAACTTGGACCAGAGGTTCCCCAGCCTGTTCAAGAAGGGACGAAGGAAAACGGTTGTCAGGAATCTggggaaaattatttattactcCAAGGTCAAGTTTAAGTTTCAGCACTGCCAG GAGGTGAACGATTGCTTCCTGGAGCTGTTCCAGTCTTACCTGTACTTCCAGTCTGTGGGCTCCAATGGGCTCACATACCAG GGACTGCTGCCGTTGAAAGAGCTGAATGTGTGTGAAATTGAGCATGGGAAGAGTGCTGGGCAGGAGGATCATGCTTTCCGCATTGCAG GTCCTCTGCTGAATCCCCTTATCGTGTTCTGCCCTACTGAGTCAGAGCTGAAGCAGTGGCTTTATCACCTGGAGAAACAGATCCAGCTCAACGGAGGAAGCCTCGGCTTGCCCTTCCTCGCTCAG AATGACTGGAGTCAGAGCTCCgtggggaaggaggagctgCGGTGGTCCGTGCAGAACATGCCTGTCCAGGAGTGGAGAGGGACCCAGCGGGAATCCCTGGGCGATGTCCTCTGTGTTTCCAAAGTGAAGCTGCAGCACCTGCCTTTCCAG GAGCAGCACGACCGACTCTTGGTGCTTTACCCGTCCACGCTGGTGATAGTATCTGAAGAGCGCAACAGCCTCTGTTTTAAG GGCGAGCTGCCACTCAACGCCATCCAAGTGCTTTTTGAAGAGAATGAGAAAACCTCCTTTTTAATAGAAG GCCGATTGATCAATTCGATCCGGGTGATCTGCCGCAGCTACGATGATTACCAGGAGTGGCTCTACTGTCTCAAAACAGCCCAGTTTCGAAACGCCGACTCCTCCCTCTCCGGATCAGAGAGCTTCTCGGGATCAAAGCTCCCACACCCCGCGCAG TTTGGCGGCAGCGGGAGAGGGTCGCTCACTTCTGATGGCCGCACAAACTCCTGGGCGTCGGGAGGTAGAGTGGCCACCTTGACGCACCTGTCCCAGCACAGCGGCTCTCTCCCGGATGGACAGTCCTTCGTGCTGATGCCTGACAGCAGGGTGCTCGAAGAACCCCTCTATTCCCAGCCTCTCCAT TGCCTGGCACACACCAACTGCCCAAGCACGGGGCTGCCTGGACAGGACCTGCGGAGGGGAGGCAGTTCCAGAAAGTCCAAGGGCAAATGTGGACCTTGtggccagcagctgcccagtcaGGACACAGAGAGGACTGTCTGCAGCCTCATCCCTGAAAACCCCAACGGGGAGCTGCTGTCTGCTGTGTACAACGAGCCGTACTCCCCGCATGGCTCACAGCATcaccctgcagctcctccagcacccCTGGACCTGAGCAAT TTCCTGCAGTGTCACGGGCAGATGGGTCCAGCACAGGTGAACGGAGCCAACCCGGTCCTCCCGCACCTCTCCCTGCAGCAGTGGAATTGCCAGCCCCTGCCCGGCGGTCACTGCAGAGAGGTGACCGCGGCTCCCAGCTACGGCATCCCCGGCACCACCTGCCGCCTCCCGATGTGGCCTCCTGCTGATGCTTATCTTGAAGAG gtCTCTTCTCTGCGAGAGGAACGTCTGGGCCCTTCATTGCAGCCACCAG atGGGAATGTCAGCAATTATGACCTGCCGGAGGGCGGCTGCCTGCACCGCGACTCTGCCGCCTACCACGACTACGCTGAGCTCCAGAGCTTCCAGAGCGACTTCAGCTATGACAACCTTTGGGAAGCTGAGGAGAAGGAGCCGGGCACCCTGcacccctccccagcacccagccagCAGTTTTATGAGGTCTGA
- the PLEKHN1 gene encoding pleckstrin homology domain-containing family N member 1 isoform X2, whose translation MGNITCVPQAPGGFRGSFRRKPSLKKEQNGKKKLPSFFGIEGGQERDTTTDKILQYIPGKNIQNQENQKENLDQRFPSLFKKGRRKTVVRNLGKIIYYSKVKFKFQHCQEVNDCFLELFQSYLYFQSVGSNGLTYQGLLPLKELNVCEIEHGKSAGQEDHAFRIAGPLLNPLIVFCPTESELKQWLYHLEKQIQLNGGSLGLPFLAQNDWSQSSVGKEELRWSVQNMPVQEWRGTQRESLGDVLCVSKVKLQHLPFQEQHDRLLVLYPSTLVIVSEERNSLCFKGELPLNAIQVLFEENEKTSFLIEGRLINSIRVICRSYDDYQEWLYCLKTAQFRNADSSLSGSESFSGSKLPHPAQFGGSGRGSLTSDGRTNSWASGGRVATLTHLSQHSGSLPDGQSFVLMPDSRVLEEPLYSQPLHCLAHTNCPSTGLPGQDLRRGGSSRKSKGKCGPCGQQLPSQDTERTVCSLIPENPNGELLSAVYNEPYSPHGSQHHPAAPPAPLDLSNLNRWSLVGSQPSTASSSLEKLAMPRSPLYADPYTPSSPSAPSVAGSSLLEEVPLLLVTALTQLFGSRNPAPGHFFSSYLRMGKLQTCIVGRGRA comes from the exons AATATTCAGAACCAGGAAAACCAGAAGGAAAACTTGGACCAGAGGTTCCCCAGCCTGTTCAAGAAGGGACGAAGGAAAACGGTTGTCAGGAATCTggggaaaattatttattactcCAAGGTCAAGTTTAAGTTTCAGCACTGCCAG GAGGTGAACGATTGCTTCCTGGAGCTGTTCCAGTCTTACCTGTACTTCCAGTCTGTGGGCTCCAATGGGCTCACATACCAG GGACTGCTGCCGTTGAAAGAGCTGAATGTGTGTGAAATTGAGCATGGGAAGAGTGCTGGGCAGGAGGATCATGCTTTCCGCATTGCAG GTCCTCTGCTGAATCCCCTTATCGTGTTCTGCCCTACTGAGTCAGAGCTGAAGCAGTGGCTTTATCACCTGGAGAAACAGATCCAGCTCAACGGAGGAAGCCTCGGCTTGCCCTTCCTCGCTCAG AATGACTGGAGTCAGAGCTCCgtggggaaggaggagctgCGGTGGTCCGTGCAGAACATGCCTGTCCAGGAGTGGAGAGGGACCCAGCGGGAATCCCTGGGCGATGTCCTCTGTGTTTCCAAAGTGAAGCTGCAGCACCTGCCTTTCCAG GAGCAGCACGACCGACTCTTGGTGCTTTACCCGTCCACGCTGGTGATAGTATCTGAAGAGCGCAACAGCCTCTGTTTTAAG GGCGAGCTGCCACTCAACGCCATCCAAGTGCTTTTTGAAGAGAATGAGAAAACCTCCTTTTTAATAGAAG GCCGATTGATCAATTCGATCCGGGTGATCTGCCGCAGCTACGATGATTACCAGGAGTGGCTCTACTGTCTCAAAACAGCCCAGTTTCGAAACGCCGACTCCTCCCTCTCCGGATCAGAGAGCTTCTCGGGATCAAAGCTCCCACACCCCGCGCAG TTTGGCGGCAGCGGGAGAGGGTCGCTCACTTCTGATGGCCGCACAAACTCCTGGGCGTCGGGAGGTAGAGTGGCCACCTTGACGCACCTGTCCCAGCACAGCGGCTCTCTCCCGGATGGACAGTCCTTCGTGCTGATGCCTGACAGCAGGGTGCTCGAAGAACCCCTCTATTCCCAGCCTCTCCAT TGCCTGGCACACACCAACTGCCCAAGCACGGGGCTGCCTGGACAGGACCTGCGGAGGGGAGGCAGTTCCAGAAAGTCCAAGGGCAAATGTGGACCTTGtggccagcagctgcccagtcaGGACACAGAGAGGACTGTCTGCAGCCTCATCCCTGAAAACCCCAACGGGGAGCTGCTGTCTGCTGTGTACAACGAGCCGTACTCCCCGCATGGCTCACAGCATcaccctgcagctcctccagcacccCTGGACCTGAGCAAT CTGAACAGATGGAGCCTGGTGGGAAGTCAGCCCTCGACAGCTTCCAGCTCCCTGGAGAAGCTGGCCATGCCGCGCTCCCCCTTGTACGCTGATCCCTATAcacccagttcccccagtgctcccagtgtgGCCGGCTCCAGCTTGCTGGAAGAGGTACCTTTGCTGCTGGTTACGGCCCTGACTCAGCTTTTTGGCTCCAGAAATCCTGCCCCGGgtcatttcttttcctcctatctTCGGATGGGGAAACTCCAGACCTGCATAGTGGGGAGGGGCAGGGCATGA